In Aureibaculum algae, the following are encoded in one genomic region:
- a CDS encoding OmpP1/FadL family transporter gives MKTSILKLFVYLFSTTILAQSGHIMQGVGSVNMSMGGASTAQPLDISGTLQWNPAAISVFDKSILRFDMGIFFSTPELNSTVPEFDDFGQPTGNFFSGTTEDDRPASPMPAIAFVWGKEDSRHTFGASAFGISGFGVTFPESMSNPINMPQPNGFGKIKSDYMLLQVGLTYAYEISDQFSIGLEPTFNYASLQLMPNPTATPNNSGYPSTNKASATGFGAQFGLFYDSGIGIKAGASYKTTQTFSDFKFENTHLDNSSAKNEFNMDYPAILSFGLGYSKGDFDLAVDYRTVFYENTDGFSTTGWTETGSVAGFGWENISILSAGVQFKGIHKLPLRLGYTYSTNPINEEVTFFNIPATAIIKNAFQLGLTYEASDAVSIDAVYHYGTSSGATTGPMLNPMFVEAYPPYGAIPGSEVSYDMTTSMIMVGLNYAFSKTKTVN, from the coding sequence ATGAAAACAAGTATTTTAAAATTATTTGTGTATTTATTTTCGACAACCATTTTGGCTCAGTCGGGCCATATTATGCAAGGGGTAGGCTCAGTTAACATGTCAATGGGTGGAGCTTCAACAGCTCAACCACTCGATATTTCAGGGACTTTACAATGGAACCCTGCAGCTATATCTGTTTTTGATAAAAGCATATTAAGGTTTGATATGGGGATATTTTTTTCTACACCAGAATTGAATTCTACAGTACCAGAATTTGATGATTTTGGACAACCAACTGGTAATTTCTTTTCAGGCACAACAGAAGATGATAGACCAGCTTCACCAATGCCAGCAATAGCCTTTGTTTGGGGTAAAGAAGACAGTAGGCATACTTTTGGTGCATCAGCATTTGGTATAAGTGGTTTTGGAGTTACTTTTCCTGAAAGTATGTCCAATCCTATAAATATGCCACAACCTAATGGTTTTGGTAAAATTAAATCAGATTATATGTTATTGCAAGTAGGTTTAACTTATGCCTATGAAATATCTGATCAATTTTCTATAGGATTAGAACCTACTTTTAACTATGCCTCTTTGCAATTAATGCCCAATCCTACGGCTACTCCCAATAATTCAGGTTATCCTTCAACAAATAAAGCATCAGCAACTGGTTTTGGAGCTCAATTTGGATTGTTTTATGATTCAGGAATAGGCATAAAAGCAGGAGCTTCTTATAAAACTACTCAAACTTTTAGTGATTTTAAATTTGAAAACACGCATTTGGATAATTCATCTGCCAAGAATGAATTTAATATGGATTACCCAGCTATATTATCATTTGGACTAGGGTATTCTAAAGGGGATTTCGATTTAGCGGTCGATTACAGAACCGTTTTTTATGAAAATACAGACGGTTTTTCCACAACGGGATGGACAGAAACAGGCTCTGTGGCTGGTTTTGGTTGGGAAAATATTTCCATTTTGTCAGCGGGTGTACAATTTAAAGGTATCCATAAATTACCATTGCGTTTAGGATATACTTACAGTACAAATCCGATAAATGAAGAGGTTACTTTTTTTAACATTCCTGCAACCGCAATAATAAAAAATGCTTTTCAGTTAGGATTAACTTATGAAGCGAGTGATGCAGTTTCAATCGATGCTGTTTATCATTATGGTACAAGCAGTGGAGCAACGACTGGACCAATGTTAAATCCAATGTTTGTAGAAGCATATCCTCCATATGGAGCCATTCCTGGTAGTGAAGTGTCATATGACATGACAACATCAATGATTATGGTTGGTTTAAATTATGCATTTAGTAAAACAAAAACCGTCAATTAA
- a CDS encoding SGNH/GDSL hydrolase family protein: MSNNTVLPVTEIEIIDNDSIIVVADTSNIETDTVSLPVNTIKHYLALGDSYTIGQSVSSENSFPVQLSKCIEDTSKAELNVEIIATTGWTTSNLIDGIDYGTMRTSYDLVTLLIGVNNQYQGKLFSIYEKEFVILLERSIKLANNLKNNVIVVSIPDYAYTPFGQSGNPDKISSEINKYNKFAEDTAKKYGVLFVNITDITRQGLKDTDLVAGDNLHPSGKAYQKFSERICPKAVAILK, encoded by the coding sequence ATGTCTAATAATACAGTTCTGCCTGTGACAGAAATTGAAATTATAGATAATGATTCAATAATTGTAGTAGCTGACACCTCAAACATAGAAACAGACACCGTTTCTTTACCTGTTAACACCATAAAACACTATTTAGCCTTAGGCGATAGTTACACCATTGGGCAGAGTGTTTCTTCAGAAAACAGTTTCCCTGTACAATTGTCCAAATGTATTGAAGATACCTCTAAAGCTGAATTAAATGTAGAAATTATTGCCACCACAGGCTGGACTACAAGTAATTTAATAGACGGCATAGATTATGGAACGATGAGAACGTCTTATGATTTAGTGACGTTACTTATTGGTGTAAACAATCAATATCAAGGGAAACTTTTTAGTATTTATGAAAAAGAATTTGTCATTTTATTAGAACGATCCATCAAACTTGCCAATAATCTTAAGAATAATGTAATTGTTGTTTCAATTCCAGATTATGCATATACACCTTTTGGACAAAGTGGCAACCCAGATAAAATTTCTAGTGAAATTAATAAGTATAATAAATTTGCTGAAGATACTGCTAAAAAATACGGTGTACTCTTTGTAAACATAACAGATATTACTCGGCAAGGATTAAAGGATACAGATCTGGTGGCAGGTGACAATTTGCATCCTTCAGGTAAAGCGTATCAGAAATTTTCAGAAAGAATCTGTCCAAAAGCAGTTGCTATACTTAAGTAA
- a CDS encoding VOC family protein — MKNKSNQINYIEFRAKNLKEIKDFYSEAFGWSFIDYGPTYTAFSESGLAGGFETTEDDIVNGALVVLYHKNLSNIKTKIIDCGGKITKDIFSFPGGKRFQFLDPSGNELAVWSDK; from the coding sequence ATGAAAAATAAGAGTAATCAAATTAATTATATTGAATTTAGAGCTAAGAATCTGAAAGAAATTAAGGACTTTTACTCAGAAGCTTTTGGTTGGTCGTTTATTGATTATGGACCAACATATACCGCATTTTCTGAAAGTGGACTTGCTGGTGGATTTGAAACTACGGAAGATGACATTGTGAATGGAGCATTGGTCGTTTTGTATCATAAAAATCTGAGTAACATAAAAACAAAAATTATTGATTGTGGTGGTAAAATCACCAAAGATATTTTCTCTTTTCCTGGAGGAAAAAGGTTTCAGTTTTTAGATCCATCCGGAAACGAACTGGCCGTTTGGTCAGATAAATAA
- a CDS encoding YdcF family protein, giving the protein MCQEILVILGSPNSPNGDLGYISISRLNSCLNLYKKNTLILCTGGWGPHFNTSVHSHASLAKNYLIDEGVPENAFLECALSSNTVDDAVKIIPIIKNLSHIKLTVITSDYHLERVMLIFNEILKGFTITYVGVESNLPKDSYDAIIEHEKKAIHSIQENGLYY; this is encoded by the coding sequence ATGTGTCAAGAGATTCTCGTTATCTTAGGTTCTCCTAATTCTCCTAATGGAGATTTAGGTTATATTTCTATCAGCAGGTTAAACAGTTGTTTAAATCTTTATAAAAAGAATACTTTAATTCTTTGCACAGGTGGTTGGGGACCCCACTTTAATACTTCAGTTCACTCGCATGCTTCTCTTGCCAAAAATTATTTAATTGATGAAGGAGTTCCGGAAAATGCTTTTCTAGAATGTGCTTTATCATCAAACACAGTTGATGATGCGGTTAAAATTATTCCTATTATTAAAAACTTGAGTCACATTAAGTTGACAGTTATAACTTCTGATTATCATTTAGAAAGGGTAATGCTGATTTTTAATGAAATATTAAAAGGGTTTACAATTACTTATGTAGGTGTTGAAAGTAATTTACCTAAGGATAGTTATGATGCTATTATAGAACATGAAAAGAAAGCAATTCATTCAATTCAAGAAAACGGACTTTACTATTAA
- a CDS encoding MBL fold metallo-hydrolase, translated as MNKIILSCVFFVLSISFNFAQRIPADTIKTNDGTIIIQPITHGSFVLQWNNMTIYVDPYGGADLYKGIAVPDLILITDIHGDHTDVKTLADIDTKKATFIVPPAVAEMLKTDYESQLEIVKNGEMSVHGEIFINTIPMYNLPKEENSKHPKGRGNGYFINLGGKAIYISGDTEDIKEMRALKDIDIAFVCMNLPYTMDIKQAASAVLEFEPKIVYPYHYRGNPDMSDTQAFKKLVNDKNNKIEVRLRDWYKK; from the coding sequence ATGAATAAAATCATCTTATCTTGCGTTTTTTTTGTTCTAAGTATTAGTTTCAATTTTGCACAACGAATTCCTGCAGACACTATAAAAACTAATGATGGTACTATTATCATTCAGCCCATAACACATGGGTCTTTCGTGCTTCAATGGAATAACATGACAATTTATGTAGATCCGTATGGTGGAGCTGATCTTTATAAAGGAATAGCTGTTCCAGACCTTATTTTAATTACTGACATTCATGGTGATCATACTGATGTAAAAACCTTGGCTGATATAGATACTAAAAAAGCAACGTTTATAGTACCGCCAGCTGTAGCTGAAATGCTTAAAACCGATTATGAGAGTCAATTGGAAATAGTTAAGAATGGAGAAATGTCTGTTCATGGAGAAATTTTTATTAATACTATTCCTATGTATAATTTACCTAAAGAGGAAAATTCAAAGCATCCAAAGGGACGAGGCAATGGTTATTTTATAAATCTAGGAGGTAAAGCTATTTACATAAGTGGAGATACCGAAGATATTAAAGAAATGCGGGCTTTAAAAGATATAGATATCGCTTTTGTTTGTATGAATTTGCCCTACACCATGGATATTAAACAAGCCGCAAGTGCAGTTCTAGAATTTGAACCTAAAATTGTTTATCCTTATCATTATAGAGGCAATCCTGATATGAGTGATACACAAGCTTTTAAAAAGTTAGTTAATGATAAAAATAATAAGATTGAAGTTAGGCTTAGAGATTGGTATAAGAAATAA
- a CDS encoding DUF7935 family protein, producing the protein MDTTKIIELLSYTLPAIVTGSVALFFFKQVSKNESNRRTFTLLKENQKTALPLRLQAYERMVLFLERISPNNLLVRVVPSSEDKPAYFKKLLANIEQEYEHNLAQQIYISSNCWKTIVTAKNNTLNLLKETMLEGEVGTANKMREAVLQKLLNEESPTQTAIELVKHEVKKIM; encoded by the coding sequence ATGGATACAACTAAAATTATTGAACTGTTAAGCTACACGTTACCTGCTATTGTAACAGGCTCAGTAGCCCTTTTTTTCTTTAAACAAGTAAGTAAAAACGAATCTAACAGACGTACGTTTACGCTGTTAAAAGAGAATCAAAAAACAGCATTACCACTTAGATTACAAGCTTATGAGCGAATGGTTCTTTTTTTAGAACGTATTTCTCCTAACAATTTATTAGTGAGAGTAGTACCTTCTAGTGAAGATAAACCTGCTTATTTCAAAAAATTACTAGCCAACATAGAACAGGAATATGAGCACAACCTAGCTCAACAAATTTACATTAGTAGCAATTGTTGGAAAACGATAGTAACTGCAAAAAACAATACCCTAAATTTGTTAAAAGAAACCATGTTAGAAGGTGAAGTAGGTACGGCAAACAAAATGAGAGAAGCTGTATTACAAAAACTATTAAATGAAGAATCACCTACTCAAACAGCAATAGAACTTGTAAAACATGAGGTGAAAAAAATTATGTAG
- a CDS encoding T9SS type A sorting domain-containing protein has product MKKLSFIYVLVCVGFIANAQLQHEDFNSTSMPDGWSATNSASGHSWTFGDTNALKGSGMENPASFQSGGVVFNDYNAGSFNHNVVGLISPSINLVEKGVVEASIEITYNLRSFASDGTFKVNVWDGEVWQNVLNTAADSGEKNSGEHTISVLDVSQYINSDFKVEFVFDDENSLTWGVGIDDYKLMGVQGSSIKGLESIGFRYYPNPVVEGELTLESSEEISSINVYNSIGQVIMTKEAVNLESKLDMQHLASGAYVVKVNIGENTGVFKVIKP; this is encoded by the coding sequence ATGAAAAAATTAAGTTTTATATATGTTTTAGTTTGTGTTGGCTTTATAGCAAACGCTCAGTTGCAACACGAGGATTTTAATTCAACAAGTATGCCTGACGGATGGTCGGCTACTAATTCAGCCAGTGGTCATAGTTGGACCTTTGGTGATACAAACGCTTTAAAAGGGAGTGGTATGGAAAACCCAGCTTCTTTTCAGTCAGGTGGCGTAGTTTTTAATGATTATAATGCAGGTAGCTTTAATCACAATGTAGTAGGCTTAATTAGTCCTTCTATTAATTTAGTTGAAAAAGGTGTTGTTGAAGCTTCAATAGAAATTACCTATAATCTAAGATCTTTTGCTAGTGACGGAACATTTAAAGTTAATGTTTGGGATGGTGAAGTATGGCAAAATGTATTAAACACAGCTGCTGATTCAGGTGAAAAAAATAGTGGAGAGCATACTATAAGTGTTTTAGATGTTAGTCAATATATCAATAGTGATTTTAAAGTAGAATTTGTTTTTGATGATGAAAATTCTTTAACATGGGGTGTTGGTATAGACGATTACAAATTGATGGGTGTACAAGGATCAAGTATTAAAGGTCTTGAAAGCATTGGTTTTAGATACTATCCGAACCCTGTTGTAGAAGGTGAATTAACCTTAGAATCTAGCGAAGAAATCTCATCGATTAATGTATATAATAGTATCGGACAAGTAATAATGACAAAAGAGGCTGTTAATTTAGAATCTAAACTTGACATGCAACATTTGGCATCTGGTGCTTATGTAGTAAAGGTTAATATTGGCGAAAACACTGGTGTTTTTAAGGTGATTAAGCCATAA
- a CDS encoding energy transducer TonB, translating to MKKVLLLSVSFFIMSNTFAQQKIEKHYFDQFGDKTDSVNAVTCSHYIFSDTITGAGELKKFDKSGKLIIESYYSNLNIKNSSIDRWTRHGTSKIYNPSGYLQIIENYNDDKLDGELLTYYKDKTLKRNDIFKNNTFVEGHCFDEKGNEIKHFDYFIQPEYEGGVDAIYSHIRKQIRYPEVLQQQGISDKVYVQFTISKEGVLRNIRVNKSKSDLFKKEAIRVVSLVKNWIPGSRDGEKIDVKYTLPISFKVY from the coding sequence ATGAAAAAAGTATTGCTATTGAGTGTTTCATTTTTTATAATGAGCAACACATTTGCCCAGCAAAAAATTGAAAAACACTATTTTGATCAATTTGGAGATAAAACGGATAGTGTAAATGCTGTTACCTGTTCACATTATATTTTTTCAGATACGATCACTGGTGCTGGTGAATTAAAAAAGTTTGATAAATCTGGGAAATTGATTATTGAATCATATTATTCAAATTTGAATATAAAGAATTCTAGTATTGATCGTTGGACAAGACATGGCACTAGTAAAATTTATAATCCGTCAGGATATCTTCAAATAATAGAAAATTATAATGACGATAAATTAGATGGTGAACTGCTTACCTATTATAAAGACAAAACGCTAAAGCGTAATGATATTTTCAAAAATAACACTTTCGTTGAAGGTCATTGTTTCGACGAAAAGGGTAATGAAATTAAGCATTTTGACTATTTTATTCAACCTGAATATGAAGGTGGTGTTGATGCTATTTATAGTCATATAAGAAAACAAATAAGATATCCTGAAGTATTACAACAGCAAGGTATTTCGGATAAAGTATATGTTCAGTTCACTATTTCTAAAGAGGGTGTGCTAAGAAATATTAGAGTTAATAAAAGTAAAAGCGATCTCTTTAAAAAGGAAGCCATACGCGTTGTGAGTTTAGTGAAAAATTGGATACCGGGATCAAGAGATGGTGAAAAAATAGATGTAAAATATACACTGCCTATTAGTTTTAAGGTCTATTAA
- a CDS encoding peptide chain release factor 3: MSFLKEIERRRTFGIISHPDAGKTTLTEKLLLFGGAIQEAGAVKNNKIKKGATSDFMEIERQRGISVATSVLAFIYKDKKINILDTPGHKDFAEDTFRTLTAVDSVIVVIDVAKGVEEQTEKLVEVCRMRNIPIIVFINKLDREGKDAFDLLDEVEQKLGLTVTPLSFPIGMGYDFKGIYNIWDKTLNLFSGDKKQVVSEGVEFDDIDNPELDTMIGEKAANQLREELELAIEVYPDFDLEAYRSGHQQPVFFGSALNNFGVKELLDCFIEIAPSPQPKKAEERLVDSKEKELTGFVFKIHANMDPKHRDRLAFVKIVSGTFKRNAPYLHVRHNKKLKFSSPNAFFAEKKEIVEESFPGDIVGLHDTGHFKIGDTLTEGEVLHFKGVPSFSPEHFRYVNNADPMKSKQLTKGLDQLMDEGVAQLFTLEMNGRKVIGTVGALQYEVIQYRLEHEYGAKCTYENLNVHKACWVEPTDPKNDEFADFKRVKQRYLAKDKQGQLVFLADSAFTMQMTQSKYPSVKLHFTSEY, translated from the coding sequence ATGTCCTTTTTAAAAGAAATTGAACGCCGAAGAACTTTCGGAATTATATCGCATCCAGATGCGGGTAAAACTACATTAACTGAAAAACTATTACTTTTTGGTGGTGCCATACAAGAAGCCGGTGCCGTAAAAAATAATAAAATAAAAAAAGGTGCTACGTCTGATTTTATGGAAATTGAGCGTCAGCGTGGTATTTCTGTAGCAACATCAGTATTGGCTTTTATCTATAAAGACAAAAAGATTAATATTTTAGATACACCTGGGCATAAAGATTTTGCTGAAGATACCTTTAGAACTTTAACGGCTGTAGATAGTGTTATTGTGGTAATTGATGTTGCCAAAGGTGTAGAAGAACAAACCGAGAAATTAGTAGAGGTTTGTAGAATGCGTAACATACCCATTATCGTTTTTATTAATAAGTTAGACCGTGAAGGTAAAGATGCGTTTGATTTATTGGATGAAGTAGAACAGAAATTAGGGTTAACCGTAACCCCTTTAAGTTTCCCTATTGGTATGGGGTATGATTTTAAAGGTATTTACAATATTTGGGATAAGACATTAAACTTATTTTCAGGAGACAAAAAGCAAGTGGTTTCTGAAGGTGTGGAATTTGATGACATTGACAACCCAGAATTAGATACTATGATTGGTGAAAAAGCAGCCAATCAATTACGTGAAGAGTTAGAATTAGCCATAGAAGTATATCCTGATTTTGATTTAGAAGCATATAGATCGGGACATCAACAACCTGTATTTTTTGGTTCAGCCTTAAATAACTTTGGAGTAAAAGAATTGTTAGATTGTTTTATTGAAATTGCTCCTTCCCCACAGCCTAAAAAAGCTGAAGAACGTTTGGTAGATTCTAAAGAAAAAGAATTAACGGGATTTGTATTTAAAATTCACGCCAATATGGATCCTAAACACCGAGACCGTTTAGCATTTGTAAAGATTGTATCGGGAACTTTTAAAAGAAATGCTCCATACTTGCATGTACGTCATAATAAAAAATTAAAATTTTCTAGTCCCAACGCTTTTTTTGCAGAGAAAAAAGAAATTGTAGAAGAGTCTTTTCCTGGAGATATTGTAGGCTTACATGATACTGGACATTTTAAAATTGGAGATACCTTAACAGAGGGTGAAGTATTGCACTTTAAAGGTGTACCTAGTTTTTCTCCAGAGCATTTCCGTTATGTGAATAATGCAGACCCTATGAAATCTAAACAGTTAACTAAAGGTTTAGACCAATTGATGGATGAAGGTGTTGCTCAATTATTTACTTTAGAAATGAATGGTAGAAAAGTAATTGGAACGGTTGGTGCATTACAATACGAAGTAATACAATACCGATTGGAACACGAATATGGTGCAAAATGTACTTATGAAAATTTAAATGTTCACAAAGCATGCTGGGTAGAACCTACAGATCCTAAAAATGATGAATTTGCCGATTTTAAACGTGTAAAACAACGTTATTTAGCAAAAGACAAACAAGGACAATTGGTGTTTTTAGCGGATTCTGCTTTTACCATGCAAATGACACAAAGTAAATACCCAAGTGTTAAATTACATTTTACAAGTGAGTATTAA
- a CDS encoding response regulator transcription factor: MVKQILVIEDEPNVAAFISQGLQESGYKVFLAYNGSNGLDLLQQMQIDLVVLDVILPKMDGREVAKKIREMGYTYLPIIMLTALGTTENIVKGLDSGADDYLIKPFKFKELLARIRARTRNKGVPVVNNPKLTIKDLELDTEAKLVTRAGEEISLTSTEFRLLQYLLLNKNRVLNRVDILEKVWDINFNMGTNVVDVYVNYLRNKIDKNFEVKLIHTVIGMGYILK; encoded by the coding sequence ATCGTAAAGCAAATATTAGTAATAGAAGACGAACCGAATGTTGCGGCATTTATAAGTCAAGGACTTCAGGAATCTGGCTATAAGGTCTTTTTGGCCTATAATGGTTCGAACGGTTTAGATTTATTGCAGCAAATGCAAATAGACTTAGTAGTACTTGATGTTATTTTGCCAAAAATGGATGGGAGAGAAGTTGCAAAAAAAATTAGAGAAATGGGATATACCTATCTTCCTATAATAATGCTAACGGCCTTAGGTACTACTGAAAATATCGTTAAAGGTTTAGATTCTGGTGCAGATGACTACCTTATAAAACCGTTTAAGTTCAAAGAGCTATTAGCTAGAATTCGTGCTCGTACTAGAAATAAAGGTGTACCTGTTGTTAACAACCCCAAATTAACCATAAAAGATTTAGAATTAGATACAGAGGCTAAATTGGTAACACGAGCAGGCGAGGAGATTAGTTTGACTTCAACAGAGTTTCGATTATTGCAATACTTATTATTAAATAAAAACAGGGTATTAAACCGTGTAGATATACTTGAAAAAGTGTGGGATATTAATTTTAATATGGGTACCAATGTGGTAGATGTATATGTCAATTATTTACGAAATAAAATTGATAAAAATTTTGAAGTAAAACTGATACATACAGTAATAGGAATGGGGTATATACTTAAATAA
- a CDS encoding HAMP domain-containing sensor histidine kinase, whose amino-acid sequence MQIRTKITSVFIVLTSLFLTAVFIIIYLVSKDYTEREFYLRLSQRATIAAEGYLEEDELNSDIYEDIRVKHLQTLPNEKEVIYPVDAKLKKPLKALDNSLPDSFYDKIFRNGYAELKQNEYYYTGLLYHDNQGDFIVVLSATDLYGFGKLDNLRDTLIFAFLISIAFISIFGTYYAKQALSPISKIIKEVNTIRAENLSLRLNTADGKDELAELSTTFNKMLDRLQISFDLQSNFINNASHELRNPLTAILGQIEIALYKPRSADYYLNILNKIDREASRLDFLVNGLLKLAKTDFDSKGFVIDAIRIDELVLDIKKNLDVSIPDNKIKIDFEGLPENEDAITVLGSDSLLRVALSNILENACKFSDYKKVTLKLISETGNIIVLINDEGVGIPDDELKNIFEPFFRASNVREIDGFGFGLPLAYRIIKMHSGEIRVVSQINRGTMVKITLQSKSTYTY is encoded by the coding sequence ATGCAGATAAGAACAAAAATAACATCCGTTTTTATAGTATTGACAAGTTTGTTTTTAACGGCCGTTTTTATCATTATTTATTTAGTATCTAAAGATTATACAGAACGTGAATTTTACCTACGTTTAAGTCAACGAGCAACCATTGCTGCAGAAGGTTATTTGGAAGAGGATGAATTAAACAGTGATATTTATGAAGATATTCGGGTTAAACATTTACAAACATTACCCAACGAAAAAGAGGTTATATATCCTGTAGATGCTAAGCTTAAAAAGCCACTTAAAGCCTTAGATAATAGTCTACCAGACAGTTTTTATGATAAAATATTTAGAAATGGGTATGCAGAACTAAAACAAAATGAGTATTACTATACAGGGTTGTTATATCACGATAATCAAGGAGATTTTATTGTTGTATTATCAGCAACTGACCTTTATGGATTTGGTAAACTTGATAATTTAAGAGACACGCTAATTTTTGCATTTCTAATCAGTATTGCTTTTATTTCCATATTTGGTACCTATTACGCAAAACAAGCATTAAGCCCTATTTCAAAAATTATAAAGGAAGTAAACACCATACGAGCCGAAAATTTATCATTACGTTTAAATACGGCTGATGGAAAAGACGAATTGGCAGAGCTTTCAACTACTTTTAATAAGATGTTGGATAGGTTGCAAATATCTTTCGATTTACAAAGTAATTTTATCAATAATGCTTCTCATGAACTTCGTAATCCGCTTACAGCGATATTAGGACAAATAGAAATAGCACTTTATAAGCCAAGAAGTGCAGATTATTACCTTAATATTTTGAATAAAATAGATAGAGAAGCATCGCGACTCGATTTCTTGGTTAACGGATTACTTAAATTGGCGAAAACTGATTTTGATTCTAAGGGTTTTGTTATTGATGCCATACGAATTGATGAATTGGTATTAGATATAAAAAAGAATCTTGACGTTTCAATTCCTGATAACAAAATAAAAATAGATTTTGAAGGGTTACCAGAAAATGAAGATGCTATAACCGTTTTAGGAAGTGACTCTTTATTAAGAGTAGCTCTAAGTAATATTTTAGAAAATGCGTGTAAGTTTTCTGATTATAAAAAAGTAACCTTAAAATTAATATCAGAGACAGGCAACATTATTGTACTTATAAATGATGAAGGTGTTGGTATTCCAGATGATGAATTAAAAAATATTTTTGAACCTTTTTTCAGAGCCTCTAATGTAAGAGAAATAGATGGTTTTGGTTTTGGACTTCCTTTAGCATACCGTATTATAAAAATGCATTCAGGTGAAATCAGGGTAGTTTCACAAATAAATAGGGGTACAATGGTTAAAATTACACTTCAAAGTAAATCTACCTATACATATTAA